The following proteins are encoded in a genomic region of Synechococcus sp. CBW1002:
- a CDS encoding BrxA family protein: MPRPVPQPPRYCLSFTAAGLRPELAAVIAAIHLEEDGDWGRTKTAVLERNALQARSASSGKRLESELRQRLQGLTNPQLQLLARGTSEERSAMAWLAVLKRIQIAADLSRDVLLEKLSSLDPVLRRSDMAAFYEERERDHPELGALAPSSQQKVRSALLQMFREAGLLAGKAGKSGTLGTVQRPLLSPQVQELVASDDPALLVGFLVHGPAKPAKSMSASTAAKASPRTTAKPGPRSAAKSAAKGTSKPGAKKASPSRRKAA, encoded by the coding sequence TTGCCCCGTCCTGTCCCGCAGCCGCCCCGCTACTGCCTGAGCTTCACGGCGGCAGGGCTCAGGCCTGAGCTGGCGGCTGTGATCGCGGCCATCCACCTGGAGGAGGACGGCGACTGGGGCCGCACCAAAACCGCGGTGCTGGAGCGCAATGCCCTGCAGGCCCGTTCCGCCAGCTCGGGGAAACGGCTTGAGTCGGAGCTTCGGCAGCGGCTTCAGGGCCTCACCAACCCTCAGTTGCAGCTTCTAGCGCGGGGGACGAGCGAGGAGCGCAGCGCCATGGCCTGGCTGGCGGTGCTGAAGCGCATCCAGATCGCAGCCGACCTGAGCCGGGATGTGCTGCTGGAGAAGCTCAGCAGCCTGGATCCGGTGCTGCGTCGCTCGGACATGGCGGCCTTCTATGAGGAGCGTGAGCGTGATCACCCCGAGCTGGGAGCCCTGGCACCCTCATCCCAGCAGAAGGTGCGATCCGCGCTGCTGCAGATGTTCAGGGAAGCAGGGCTCTTGGCCGGCAAGGCGGGCAAGAGCGGAACCCTTGGCACCGTGCAGCGACCGCTCCTATCGCCGCAAGTTCAGGAGCTGGTGGCCAGCGACGATCCAGCGTTGCTGGTTGGATTCCTGGTCCACGGACCGGCCAAACCCGCCAAGAGCATGAGCGCGTCTACCGCGGCGAAGGCATCTCCCAGGACAACGGCAAAACCAGGACCCAGGTCTGCAGCCAAGTCCGCAGCGAAGGGGACCAGCAAGCCTGGAGCCAAGAAGGCTTCTCCGAGCAGGAGGAAGGCGGCATGA
- a CDS encoding DUF1788 domain-containing protein has product MSSVSGLDKRLQEVLTRPEFLEMRGVAKEVPIFIQTYSPADEDQLRVVVKGAEQYLRKQGLRVKHVDLFELVLQLLEAEGWLQKVLQREPSWSKGDLFDTLQNVAEPTEALVPKLMEALGKDTQVSLITGSGRIYPFLRTHTILEALQPAMVRHPVVVFFPGEYSQDADGGSYLRLFGTTTASKIENPHYRATNLDYFDIKSS; this is encoded by the coding sequence ATGAGCAGCGTCAGCGGCCTCGACAAGCGCCTGCAGGAGGTGCTCACCCGTCCCGAGTTTCTCGAGATGCGGGGCGTGGCCAAGGAGGTGCCGATCTTCATCCAGACCTACAGCCCCGCCGACGAAGACCAGCTGCGGGTGGTGGTGAAGGGGGCAGAGCAGTACCTGCGCAAGCAGGGCCTGCGGGTGAAGCACGTCGACTTGTTTGAGCTGGTGCTGCAGCTGCTGGAGGCGGAGGGGTGGCTCCAAAAGGTGTTGCAACGGGAGCCGAGCTGGAGCAAGGGCGATCTGTTCGACACTCTGCAGAACGTGGCAGAGCCCACTGAAGCGTTGGTGCCGAAGTTGATGGAGGCGCTGGGGAAGGACACCCAGGTCAGCCTGATCACGGGGTCAGGCCGGATCTATCCCTTCCTGCGTACCCACACGATTCTCGAGGCGCTGCAGCCAGCGATGGTGCGCCATCCAGTGGTTGTCTTTTTCCCCGGTGAATACTCCCAGGATGCTGACGGCGGTTCCTACCTACGGCTCTTCGGCACCACGACAGCCAGCAAGATCGAAAACCCGCACTACCGCGCCACCAACCTCGATTACTTCGACATCAAGAGCTCATGA
- the brxC gene encoding BREX system P-loop protein BrxC yields MTFKAIRELFAKPVDRPIDGVIKADDERHLQVELDEYVVTREVSKGLGAFTDAYLHNPTANGVWISGFFGSGKSHLLKMLSLMLDSEKRVGEQGHRPAEILLPKVGDEILRADLKKATAIPARSILFNIDQKFDTKGGDKESPILDVFFKVLNELQGYYGKQGYIAQFEYDLDKRGKLDSFKKTYREIIGSDWENDRKAVLTATKSEFAKAYSIHSGVSESDAIRIIDDAKDSFKLSIEDFGQRVKEYLDSQPPGFRLNFFVDEAGQFIGQERSRLLNLQTVVESLATATNGRATVFITSQADLEGVLGQVKFEQADDLSRIQGRFKTKMNLASADVQEVIQRRLLEKDPQEPEQLISIYEQEKENFTTLFRFGDGSIQLKGWSDCQGFCGLYPFHPYQLSLFQQAIQSLATHSIFEGRNMAVGERSMLSVFQEVAKAIKEMPVGRLASFDQLYDGINDVIRSDKKQTMVTAQNQVGELELRILKALFLLKWVPQFKSTARNIAILLINEPNFDIRAHEQAVKDALINLESQSYLQRSGEVYEFLTDKEKDVEQEIKRTEVSDSEVIKALHRIVFDDVLRSNKIRFEDNGNDYSFSQKIDDGLIKGKDTDVAVNLVTPEHPNYGNEAILHSRNMGGTELMAVLPGKERLLEQIRSQLKTDLYVRQNSGSEDEALNAILAIRAKQSGARRQEITRLAEEQLRTAALVVNGQTLSVGEGDPRTRFSKAYQELIRSAFSKLKMVHGAFSETTVAAVVKDQDDLLDGLAVQLSEAEQEVLVEVERQQKLGERLSADDLVRRFEARPYGWSNWATLTFIARLYRLGKLELREKELLSSVEVIDALTNSRKLGGVSVRKQEVYDTSTINALKRFHQDLFNVQSPGTDARSTCEAFRMAMREEAQNLRDLASQAGTYGFLAALKPWAEQAEAMTKKDDGYLLNQLDTFKDSWLDAEEDLLTPLKQFLNGNQKVVYDQVKAFETRYSDEFADLPADLVQPLRALLSSETPYAGGLIPQANSAMADLQKQLEQRLQQAQADALQQIAEQEARLKADTDFQKLDEEQQSQVLAPTAQAKAEVQGASKPGTALLRLNRYRADEVPKQLQHMAALAAPKDAPAPAAITVVAALSLKVICPMSQITNSAELQQWLDALRAAAQAELDQGHRISL; encoded by the coding sequence ATGACTTTCAAAGCCATCCGCGAGCTCTTCGCCAAGCCGGTTGATCGCCCGATCGATGGGGTGATCAAGGCTGATGACGAGCGCCATCTCCAGGTTGAACTCGACGAGTACGTCGTCACCCGCGAGGTGAGCAAGGGCCTGGGTGCCTTCACCGACGCCTACCTGCACAACCCCACGGCCAATGGCGTGTGGATCTCGGGCTTCTTTGGTTCGGGCAAATCGCACCTGCTGAAGATGCTCTCGCTGATGCTCGACAGCGAGAAACGCGTGGGAGAACAGGGACACCGCCCAGCCGAAATCCTTCTGCCCAAGGTGGGCGACGAAATCCTCCGGGCGGACCTAAAGAAAGCTACGGCAATCCCAGCTCGCAGCATCCTGTTCAACATTGACCAGAAGTTCGACACCAAGGGCGGAGACAAGGAATCTCCGATTCTGGATGTTTTCTTCAAGGTTCTCAACGAACTACAGGGCTATTATGGCAAGCAAGGCTACATCGCCCAGTTTGAATATGATCTCGACAAGCGAGGGAAGCTTGACTCTTTCAAGAAGACCTACCGTGAAATCATAGGGTCTGACTGGGAAAACGACAGAAAAGCTGTTCTAACGGCCACAAAAAGCGAGTTCGCCAAGGCCTACTCCATCCACTCTGGGGTGAGCGAGAGTGATGCGATCAGGATTATTGACGATGCCAAAGACAGCTTCAAGTTGTCGATCGAGGACTTTGGTCAACGTGTGAAGGAGTACCTCGACAGCCAGCCCCCTGGTTTTCGGCTCAACTTCTTCGTGGATGAGGCTGGTCAGTTTATTGGCCAGGAACGCAGTCGCCTGCTCAACCTCCAGACCGTTGTGGAGAGCCTGGCCACCGCCACGAACGGTCGGGCCACCGTGTTCATCACCTCCCAGGCTGACCTAGAGGGCGTTCTGGGCCAGGTAAAGTTTGAGCAAGCAGACGATCTCAGCCGCATTCAAGGTCGCTTCAAGACGAAGATGAACCTTGCAAGTGCCGACGTTCAGGAGGTGATTCAGCGGCGCCTTCTTGAAAAAGACCCACAGGAACCAGAGCAGCTGATCAGCATTTACGAGCAGGAGAAGGAGAACTTCACTACCCTGTTCCGATTCGGTGACGGTTCAATCCAACTCAAGGGCTGGAGTGATTGCCAAGGTTTCTGCGGCCTTTACCCCTTCCATCCCTACCAGCTGAGCCTGTTCCAGCAGGCGATCCAGAGTCTGGCCACCCACAGCATCTTTGAAGGTCGGAACATGGCGGTCGGAGAGCGCTCGATGCTCTCGGTGTTTCAGGAGGTGGCCAAGGCAATCAAGGAGATGCCTGTGGGGCGGCTGGCCAGCTTCGATCAGCTCTATGACGGCATCAATGATGTGATCCGAAGCGATAAGAAGCAGACCATGGTGACCGCCCAGAACCAGGTGGGCGAGCTGGAGCTGCGCATCCTCAAGGCCCTATTCCTGCTCAAGTGGGTGCCGCAGTTCAAAAGCACGGCACGCAATATCGCGATCCTGCTGATCAATGAGCCCAACTTTGATATCCGCGCCCATGAGCAGGCGGTGAAGGATGCGCTGATCAACCTGGAGAGCCAGAGCTACCTGCAGCGCAGTGGTGAGGTCTATGAATTCCTCACCGACAAAGAAAAGGACGTTGAACAGGAGATCAAGCGCACGGAGGTGTCCGACTCAGAAGTGATCAAGGCCCTGCACCGGATTGTGTTTGACGACGTGCTGCGCAGCAACAAGATCCGTTTTGAGGACAACGGCAATGACTACTCATTTTCCCAGAAGATCGACGACGGTCTGATCAAGGGCAAGGACACCGATGTGGCCGTGAACCTGGTGACGCCGGAGCACCCCAACTACGGCAATGAGGCGATCCTGCACAGCCGCAACATGGGCGGCACCGAACTGATGGCGGTGTTACCGGGCAAGGAGCGGCTGCTGGAGCAGATCCGCAGCCAGCTGAAAACCGACCTCTACGTGCGCCAGAACAGCGGCAGCGAAGACGAAGCCTTGAACGCCATCCTGGCGATTCGCGCCAAGCAGAGCGGTGCACGCCGCCAGGAGATCACCCGCCTGGCCGAAGAGCAACTGCGAACGGCTGCGCTCGTGGTGAACGGCCAGACCCTCTCGGTTGGGGAAGGCGATCCGAGAACCCGGTTCAGCAAGGCCTACCAGGAGCTGATCCGCTCGGCGTTCTCCAAGCTGAAGATGGTGCACGGGGCGTTCAGTGAAACCACCGTGGCTGCGGTGGTGAAAGATCAGGACGATTTGCTCGATGGCCTGGCGGTGCAGCTGTCGGAGGCTGAGCAGGAGGTGCTGGTGGAGGTGGAGCGCCAGCAGAAGCTGGGCGAGCGCCTGAGCGCAGACGACTTGGTGCGCAGGTTTGAGGCGCGGCCTTACGGCTGGAGCAACTGGGCCACGCTCACCTTCATCGCGCGGTTGTATCGGCTCGGGAAGCTGGAGCTGCGGGAGAAGGAACTGCTGAGCAGCGTGGAGGTGATCGATGCGCTCACCAACAGCCGCAAGCTGGGCGGCGTGAGCGTGCGCAAACAGGAGGTGTACGACACCAGCACGATCAATGCTCTCAAGAGGTTCCACCAGGACCTGTTCAACGTGCAGAGCCCCGGCACCGATGCGCGCAGCACCTGCGAAGCCTTTCGGATGGCGATGCGCGAGGAAGCGCAGAACCTACGCGATCTGGCCTCTCAGGCCGGCACCTATGGATTCCTTGCTGCGCTGAAGCCCTGGGCCGAGCAGGCTGAGGCGATGACCAAGAAGGACGACGGCTACCTGCTCAACCAGCTGGACACCTTCAAGGACAGCTGGCTCGATGCCGAAGAAGACCTACTCACCCCCCTGAAGCAGTTCCTCAATGGCAACCAGAAGGTGGTGTACGACCAGGTGAAGGCATTCGAGACCCGCTACAGCGATGAGTTCGCCGATCTTCCGGCTGATCTGGTGCAACCACTACGGGCCTTGCTCAGCAGCGAGACGCCCTATGCCGGCGGCCTGATCCCCCAGGCCAATAGCGCCATGGCCGACCTGCAGAAGCAGTTGGAGCAACGGCTGCAACAGGCCCAGGCTGATGCCCTGCAGCAGATCGCTGAGCAGGAAGCACGGCTCAAGGCCGATACCGATTTCCAGAAGCTCGATGAGGAGCAGCAATCTCAGGTGCTCGCCCCCACAGCTCAGGCCAAGGCTGAAGTGCAAGGCGCCAGCAAGCCGGGTACTGCGCTGTTGAGGCTGAACCGCTACCGGGCGGACGAGGTGCCCAAACAGCTGCAACACATGGCGGCTCTGGCAGCTCCTAAGGACGCCCCGGCGCCTGCAGCGATCACGGTGGTAGCGGCCTTATCCCTCAAGGTGATCTGCCCGATGAGCCAGATCACCAACAGCGCCGAGCTACAGCAATGGCTCGATGCCTTGCGCGCAGCCGCCCAGGCCGAGCTGGATCAGGGCCACCGGATCAGCCTCTGA
- the pglX gene encoding BREX-1 system adenine-specific DNA-methyltransferase PglX, protein MPVNTAALKTFAPAMRRQLLEAVGRKLDLLLNSQTPDTLSTYARQIAELRAQEGENRDQLLERVAYTWFNRLCALRYLDARGWHPFGCKVLMPAAEGETQPELLKLMRAGSLPAALKGHTNESRLHGLLDEQIQTAIAGADPQGEVYRELVLSTCRFYHELLHNLFEGLDDASELLLPDDLLSEGSIAGGFRREISDDDCQDVEILGWLYQFYIAEKKDEVMARKKAVPTEDIPAVTQLFTPHWIVRYLVENSLGRLWLLNRPGSKLREQMPYYIEGETETEFLKISKPEEIKLLDPACGSGHILTYAFDLLTLIYEEEGYAPSEIPGLILQHNLSGLEICPRAAQLAELALVLKGREKSRRFLQPEQLVRPRIIELQNLRFQAHELNNYIEALDLGELFDHTLFKLLRQFEEAQAFGSLIQPCLNEQEVASVRLAMERKNLDDQIFLRETHRKVLRVLNQAETLTQKYHVIAANPPYMGGKGMNPVVKQFLQENFADYKSDLFAGFIARSLTLTLSKGFLGFMTPFVWMFISSYEKLRARLIVHATITSLVQLEYSGFDGATVPICAFSLQNSRQKGFLGGYVRLSDFRGSENQGPRTLEAISNPQCGWFFRADSDNFRRIPGSPIAYWATASIREVFEAGTPLGSKSEPRVGLQTGENARFVRCWHEVDSEKMGFLIPSREEAAKSLRKWFPYNKGGDFRRWYGNQEFVVDWERDGSRVRNFKFQDGSPRSYIRNSDRYFSPSISWSKISSGLPAFRFFPQGFIFDVAGTSVFSNSHGESLDVLGFANSLVAQVILKTISPTLNFEVGHIASLPLLPDPRPSSHRDLIESLVSLARIDWNNFEASWDFARLPLLNSELKGQTLATSWRNWELQSAAAIRRMQELETENNSLYIAAYGLNGELKPEVPEDQITLACAEQRKDIGAFLSYAIGCMMGRYSLDQPGLILADSRDSQAAQLAAYEEKVGKPLSEVEFRPDADAIIPVLDGEWFEDDIVARTREFLEVTFPESTVTDNLRFIEESLGKDIRKYFCSDFYKDHLQTYKKRPIYWMVQSPKKGFACLIYLHRYTKDTLNQVLNNYFRPYLQKLEARLAQLGLDQLNDGLPTRERTAARKEAEKITKVLKECEAWEQDALLPLAQQRIELDLDDGVKVNYLKLQDVLAPIPGLAAKED, encoded by the coding sequence ATGCCCGTCAACACCGCTGCCCTGAAGACCTTTGCCCCGGCAATGCGGCGGCAATTGCTGGAGGCGGTGGGCCGCAAGCTCGATCTACTCCTGAACAGCCAGACGCCTGACACGCTCAGTACCTACGCCAGGCAAATCGCTGAACTGCGCGCGCAGGAAGGGGAGAACCGAGATCAACTGCTGGAACGGGTGGCCTACACCTGGTTCAACCGGCTGTGTGCGCTGCGCTATCTCGATGCCCGGGGCTGGCACCCGTTTGGCTGCAAGGTGTTGATGCCAGCAGCCGAAGGTGAAACGCAGCCGGAACTGCTCAAGCTGATGCGGGCGGGGAGCCTGCCTGCGGCTCTGAAAGGCCACACCAACGAAAGCCGTTTACATGGGCTGCTCGATGAACAGATCCAAACCGCGATCGCTGGTGCCGACCCGCAGGGCGAGGTGTATCGCGAGCTTGTGCTGTCAACGTGTCGCTTCTATCACGAGCTGCTGCACAATCTTTTTGAAGGTCTCGATGATGCCAGCGAGTTATTGCTCCCCGACGACCTGCTGAGCGAGGGATCGATTGCAGGTGGCTTCCGACGTGAGATCAGCGATGACGACTGCCAGGATGTGGAGATTCTGGGCTGGCTGTATCAGTTCTATATCGCCGAGAAGAAAGATGAGGTCATGGCCCGCAAGAAGGCGGTGCCCACTGAAGACATCCCAGCTGTCACCCAGCTGTTCACGCCCCACTGGATCGTGCGCTACCTGGTGGAGAACTCCCTTGGCCGACTCTGGCTGCTGAACCGACCTGGTTCCAAGCTGCGCGAGCAGATGCCCTACTACATCGAAGGCGAGACAGAAACCGAATTCCTGAAGATCAGCAAGCCTGAGGAAATCAAGCTGCTGGATCCTGCCTGCGGCAGTGGACACATTCTCACCTACGCCTTCGACTTGCTCACACTCATCTACGAGGAGGAAGGCTACGCCCCCAGCGAAATCCCTGGATTGATTCTCCAGCACAATCTCTCCGGACTGGAGATATGTCCTCGCGCCGCCCAGCTTGCCGAACTAGCCCTTGTCTTGAAGGGTCGTGAAAAGTCCCGTCGATTTCTCCAGCCGGAGCAGCTGGTGCGCCCTCGAATTATTGAGCTTCAGAATCTTCGGTTTCAAGCACACGAGCTCAATAACTATATCGAGGCCCTAGATCTCGGAGAGCTGTTCGATCACACCCTGTTCAAGCTACTTCGTCAGTTTGAGGAGGCACAGGCCTTCGGCTCTCTCATACAGCCCTGCCTGAACGAACAGGAGGTTGCCAGCGTGCGCCTAGCTATGGAGAGGAAAAACTTAGACGATCAGATCTTCTTGCGTGAAACGCACCGCAAAGTTCTACGTGTTCTTAATCAAGCCGAGACGCTTACCCAGAAGTACCACGTCATTGCCGCCAATCCACCTTACATGGGCGGGAAGGGAATGAATCCTGTTGTCAAGCAGTTCCTGCAAGAGAACTTTGCAGACTACAAATCGGACTTGTTTGCCGGTTTCATTGCTCGGTCGTTAACGCTAACGCTCTCCAAGGGATTCCTTGGGTTCATGACGCCATTCGTCTGGATGTTTATCTCTTCGTATGAAAAGTTGAGGGCCAGGCTCATTGTTCATGCAACAATTACGTCTTTGGTGCAACTAGAATACTCGGGATTTGATGGGGCTACAGTTCCAATCTGTGCATTTTCTCTTCAGAACAGCCGCCAAAAGGGCTTCCTTGGTGGATATGTCCGCTTGTCGGACTTTCGAGGCAGTGAAAACCAAGGTCCACGGACTCTGGAAGCCATCTCAAATCCCCAGTGCGGCTGGTTTTTTCGGGCAGACTCAGATAACTTCAGAAGGATTCCCGGATCCCCTATTGCATATTGGGCAACTGCAAGCATCAGGGAAGTTTTTGAGGCAGGAACTCCTCTCGGCTCAAAATCAGAGCCACGGGTTGGGCTTCAGACAGGCGAAAATGCAAGATTTGTCAGGTGCTGGCATGAAGTCGATAGCGAAAAAATGGGATTTCTTATTCCAAGCAGGGAAGAGGCCGCCAAGAGCCTCAGAAAGTGGTTTCCCTATAATAAAGGTGGTGACTTTAGGCGATGGTACGGTAATCAGGAATTCGTTGTTGACTGGGAAAGGGACGGATCTCGCGTTCGCAATTTCAAGTTTCAGGACGGAAGCCCTAGATCGTACATCAGGAATTCTGACCGCTACTTTAGCCCCTCTATATCATGGTCAAAAATAAGTAGTGGCCTTCCGGCTTTTAGGTTTTTCCCGCAAGGTTTTATCTTTGATGTTGCTGGGACTTCTGTCTTCAGCAACTCTCACGGAGAGAGCCTAGACGTGCTTGGTTTTGCCAATAGTCTCGTTGCCCAAGTAATCCTTAAGACTATTTCTCCGACTCTAAACTTTGAGGTCGGGCATATTGCGTCGCTGCCACTCTTGCCTGACCCTCGGCCTTCAAGCCACAGAGATCTAATTGAAAGTCTGGTATCCCTCGCCCGCATCGACTGGAATAACTTCGAGGCGTCCTGGGACTTCGCGCGCTTGCCTTTGCTGAACTCGGAGTTGAAGGGACAGACTTTGGCCACAAGTTGGCGGAACTGGGAGTTGCAGAGCGCCGCCGCCATTCGCCGGATGCAGGAGCTGGAGACGGAGAATAACAGTCTCTATATCGCAGCTTACGGCCTTAACGGTGAGCTGAAGCCCGAAGTACCGGAGGACCAGATCACTCTTGCATGCGCCGAACAACGAAAGGATATTGGGGCCTTTCTCTCATACGCCATCGGCTGCATGATGGGCCGCTACAGCCTCGATCAGCCGGGCCTGATCCTGGCCGACTCCCGCGACAGCCAGGCCGCCCAACTTGCTGCCTACGAAGAAAAAGTCGGCAAGCCCCTGAGTGAAGTCGAATTCAGGCCCGATGCCGATGCCATCATCCCTGTGCTCGACGGCGAGTGGTTCGAAGACGACATCGTCGCCCGCACCCGCGAGTTCCTGGAGGTCACCTTCCCCGAAAGCACCGTCACCGATAATCTACGCTTCATCGAAGAGTCTCTTGGCAAAGATATCCGCAAATATTTCTGCAGCGACTTCTACAAAGATCACCTGCAGACCTACAAGAAGCGGCCGATCTACTGGATGGTGCAGAGCCCCAAGAAGGGCTTCGCTTGCCTGATCTACCTGCACCGCTACACCAAGGACACCCTTAACCAGGTGCTCAACAACTACTTCCGGCCCTACCTGCAGAAGCTGGAAGCTCGGCTGGCCCAGCTCGGTCTCGACCAACTCAACGATGGGCTCCCCACCCGCGAACGCACGGCAGCCCGCAAGGAGGCAGAGAAGATCACCAAGGTGCTTAAGGAATGCGAGGCCTGGGAGCAAGACGCCCTCCTGCCCCTGGCCCAGCAGCGCATCGAGCTCGATCTCGATGACGGGGTGAAGGTGAACTACCTCAAGCTGCAGGACGTGCTGGCACCGATCCCTGGGCTGGCGGCGAAGGAGGACTGA
- a CDS encoding GTPase, with protein sequence MRQLTAELMPQTQATLESAAQSLQSLQDSFAGITSDLLASDLPKDSQEQLEALLTTVQERLERIVQRDLDGLRNDLLAKQRSLKQFCMAVIGRTMAGKSTLIASLTGRDQGAIGNGQQGFTRYNRAYNFHGIRLIDTPGIGAAGGQGENFEQAALRDTEVARAIFPETDLVCFVIDSDSNVPCTRELMQQLHRRGKAFLVLLNVKVGLQGGIDRLRSRLDAKFAKQGEQSISGNIAAIRRDLAQAIGEEEAARVPILPIHAKAAFKATQAEDPIEAEAWRELSRLDQVLEHIDGLITRQAPELRRRTLRANPRQELERIVHDLAALEASLANQARVFQETQDSTAKQVQEIFADLKREVRNRIQAIFQALDVRATSFSADNYRRNGKEIERRWKAELERFGLTSQVDDLTAWLKEELAMRLDALQNDIRDRLLFQVGAATLHSRLEFDLDIGFEEALRSNVKLGFKILSGVFAVFMFVPSPIQPFAWLGSLLAGFAPMLMDWLIPGGDQRRREAQRALKDKLLESLQNPRANMAQQFDEAISNQRDQVAAAIAQALGGSSAALLAFREQLLITQAELLQSITSLD encoded by the coding sequence ATGCGCCAGCTCACGGCGGAGCTGATGCCTCAGACGCAGGCAACCCTGGAGAGCGCTGCGCAATCCCTGCAATCCCTTCAGGACAGTTTCGCTGGTATCACCAGCGATCTGTTGGCCTCTGACCTGCCGAAAGACAGCCAAGAGCAATTGGAGGCCTTGCTCACCACGGTGCAGGAACGCCTGGAGCGCATCGTTCAGCGGGATCTAGACGGTCTCCGCAACGACCTTCTCGCTAAGCAGCGCAGCCTGAAACAGTTCTGCATGGCCGTCATCGGCCGGACCATGGCGGGCAAAAGCACCCTGATCGCCTCTCTCACGGGCCGGGATCAGGGGGCCATCGGCAACGGGCAGCAGGGCTTCACCCGCTACAACCGCGCCTACAACTTCCATGGTATCCGTCTGATCGATACCCCTGGCATCGGTGCAGCGGGGGGCCAGGGTGAAAACTTCGAGCAAGCCGCCCTCCGCGATACGGAAGTGGCCCGCGCCATCTTCCCCGAAACCGATCTCGTCTGCTTCGTGATCGACAGTGATTCCAACGTGCCCTGCACCAGAGAGCTGATGCAGCAGCTCCATCGGCGCGGCAAGGCGTTTCTCGTGCTGCTCAACGTGAAGGTGGGCCTTCAGGGGGGAATCGATCGGCTGCGCAGCCGTCTTGATGCCAAGTTCGCCAAGCAGGGTGAGCAATCGATCAGCGGCAACATCGCGGCCATTCGGCGTGATCTCGCCCAGGCCATCGGGGAAGAAGAGGCCGCCAGGGTACCGATCCTTCCCATCCATGCCAAGGCAGCCTTCAAGGCCACGCAGGCTGAAGACCCCATCGAAGCGGAGGCTTGGCGAGAGCTCAGCCGTCTCGATCAGGTGCTCGAACACATCGATGGGTTGATCACACGCCAAGCACCGGAGCTGCGGCGTCGGACCCTTCGTGCCAACCCGCGCCAGGAGTTGGAACGCATCGTCCACGACCTGGCCGCGCTGGAGGCGTCCCTCGCGAACCAGGCGCGGGTTTTCCAGGAGACCCAGGACAGCACGGCCAAGCAGGTGCAGGAGATCTTCGCCGACCTGAAGCGTGAGGTGCGCAACCGCATCCAAGCCATCTTTCAGGCGCTCGATGTGCGTGCAACGAGCTTCAGTGCTGACAACTACCGGCGGAACGGGAAGGAGATCGAGCGGCGCTGGAAAGCCGAATTGGAACGATTTGGACTGACCAGCCAGGTGGATGATCTGACGGCCTGGCTGAAGGAGGAACTGGCCATGCGCCTCGATGCCCTTCAGAACGACATACGCGATCGGTTGCTATTTCAGGTGGGTGCGGCAACACTCCACAGCCGATTGGAGTTTGACCTGGATATTGGCTTCGAGGAAGCCCTGCGTAGCAACGTCAAACTTGGGTTCAAGATTTTGTCCGGAGTCTTTGCGGTCTTCATGTTTGTCCCAAGCCCGATTCAGCCATTTGCCTGGCTGGGGAGTCTGCTAGCTGGTTTTGCGCCGATGCTGATGGATTGGCTCATTCCCGGTGGTGATCAACGCCGCAGAGAGGCCCAGAGAGCTCTGAAAGACAAACTGCTCGAAAGCCTCCAGAACCCTAGGGCCAACATGGCCCAGCAATTTGATGAGGCCATCTCAAACCAGCGAGATCAGGTAGCCGCAGCCATTGCCCAGGCGTTAGGTGGCAGCAGCGCAGCCCTCTTGGCCTTTCGTGAGCAACTCCTGATCACACAAGCCGAGCTATTGCAAAGCATCACTTCCCTCGACTGA